From Alteribacter lacisalsi, a single genomic window includes:
- a CDS encoding NCS2 family permease: protein MKGYFQFDELGTNYRRETLGGLTTFLAMAYILFVNPNVLEPTGMDTEAVYVATALAAAIGTLIMGLVAKYPIALAPGMGLNAFFTFSVVLGLGIPWETALLGVFVSGILLFLISITGIRETIINAIPAELKYAAAAGIGLFIAFIGLKNAEIVVMSEATLVQIGDLTNPGTLLAVFGVMITVILMAIGLKGGIFYGMIITAVVGIIFGVIQTPGAIVSSVPSLAPTFGAAFSPFGEMALAEIFTIQLMIVILTFLFVDFFDTAGTLYAVANQAGYVKNNRLPRAGRALLADSSATSIGAVLGTSTTTAYIESSSGIAAGARTGFASLVTAGLFTLALFFSPLLVVVTNEVTAPALIIVGILMAGALANIDWKRFEIAVPAFLTVIAMPLTFSIATGIALGFIMYPITMVAKGRWREVHPIMYVMFFVFIIYFVYLGE, encoded by the coding sequence ATGAAAGGTTATTTTCAGTTTGACGAATTAGGTACAAATTACCGCCGGGAGACACTTGGGGGACTCACCACGTTCCTAGCGATGGCGTATATTCTTTTTGTAAACCCGAACGTTCTTGAGCCGACAGGCATGGACACGGAAGCGGTGTACGTGGCGACAGCCCTCGCGGCGGCCATCGGGACGCTCATTATGGGTCTTGTGGCAAAATATCCGATCGCACTCGCGCCGGGTATGGGACTGAACGCGTTCTTCACGTTCTCCGTTGTGCTTGGCCTCGGGATCCCTTGGGAAACGGCGCTCCTCGGGGTGTTTGTCTCCGGTATTCTGCTGTTTCTGATTTCGATTACGGGGATCCGTGAGACGATTATCAACGCCATTCCGGCGGAGCTGAAGTATGCGGCCGCTGCCGGAATTGGGCTTTTCATCGCCTTTATCGGTTTGAAAAACGCTGAAATTGTGGTCATGTCGGAAGCGACGCTCGTGCAGATTGGCGACCTCACAAACCCGGGTACGCTGCTTGCTGTGTTCGGTGTTATGATTACGGTTATCCTCATGGCGATCGGGCTTAAGGGCGGGATCTTCTATGGAATGATCATTACCGCTGTTGTTGGTATCATCTTCGGTGTCATTCAGACACCTGGCGCAATTGTAAGCTCCGTCCCGAGCCTGGCGCCGACATTTGGTGCGGCATTCTCGCCGTTTGGGGAAATGGCGCTTGCAGAAATCTTTACGATTCAGCTGATGATCGTTATCCTGACTTTCTTGTTTGTGGACTTTTTCGATACAGCCGGTACCCTTTACGCGGTGGCGAACCAGGCGGGCTACGTGAAAAACAACCGTCTGCCTCGTGCAGGGCGTGCCCTGCTTGCCGACTCTTCGGCAACGTCCATCGGGGCGGTACTTGGTACGTCAACGACGACTGCCTACATTGAATCGAGCTCCGGAATTGCGGCCGGTGCCCGGACCGGGTTTGCGTCACTCGTGACAGCGGGACTGTTCACGCTTGCCCTGTTCTTTTCACCGCTGCTCGTGGTCGTCACGAACGAAGTAACTGCACCGGCGCTGATTATTGTCGGGATCCTGATGGCGGGAGCACTTGCCAACATCGACTGGAAACGGTTTGAGATTGCCGTACCGGCGTTCCTGACGGTTATTGCCATGCCGCTTACGTTCAGTATTGCGACAGGGATCGCCCTCGGGTTCATTATGTACCCGATTACGATGGTGGCAAAAGGCCGCTGGCGCGAGGTTCACCCGATTATGTACGTGATGTTCTTTGTGTTTATCATTTACTTTGTCTATCTGGGAGAATAA
- a CDS encoding calcium/sodium antiporter — protein MSYILIVAGFLLLIKGAGYFVDGASNIAVLLKVSPLVIGLTIMAFGTGAPEATVSIVAALKGSADVAVGNVVGSNLINVTMVVGLTAVIAPITVKNDTIRKEIPFALLASVALLIFISDPYLEGAVETFISRGEGITLLLFFVVFMYYILEAARHNRDQSYGPPPNDTSASGWTKQILLTAGGLAAIIFGGELVVRNALEIAYRFGISETLAGLTIVAIGTALPEFATCIAAALKGKSEIAIGNIIGSNIFNTFFVIGLSALILPLQVDPRLIFDVIVMTVMTVVLLIFSRTNYAVGKYEGSILSVIYLAYLIFIIFRN, from the coding sequence CTGAGCTATATTCTGATTGTGGCAGGCTTTCTTCTGCTGATTAAAGGCGCCGGCTATTTTGTGGACGGGGCGTCCAATATTGCTGTGCTGCTGAAAGTTTCCCCCCTTGTGATCGGCCTTACGATCATGGCGTTCGGTACAGGTGCCCCTGAAGCTACGGTGAGTATTGTGGCGGCACTAAAGGGAAGCGCAGACGTGGCGGTTGGTAACGTCGTTGGAAGCAATTTGATTAACGTGACGATGGTCGTCGGTCTGACGGCGGTAATTGCGCCGATTACAGTCAAAAATGACACTATCCGCAAGGAAATTCCATTCGCTCTGCTCGCTTCAGTGGCACTGCTTATTTTTATCAGCGATCCGTATCTTGAAGGGGCAGTGGAGACGTTTATATCAAGAGGTGAAGGCATCACGCTGCTCCTGTTTTTTGTGGTGTTTATGTATTACATTCTTGAAGCGGCCCGCCATAACCGGGATCAGTCCTACGGGCCGCCGCCAAATGATACGTCTGCCTCCGGCTGGACAAAGCAGATTCTCCTGACTGCGGGAGGGCTTGCTGCGATCATTTTCGGCGGGGAGCTGGTAGTGAGAAATGCGCTGGAAATCGCTTATCGTTTCGGCATCAGTGAGACGCTTGCCGGCCTGACGATTGTGGCGATCGGTACGGCCCTTCCGGAATTCGCCACGTGTATTGCTGCGGCCCTGAAGGGAAAAAGTGAAATTGCCATAGGGAATATTATTGGAAGCAACATTTTTAATACTTTTTTTGTTATCGGCCTTTCTGCTCTCATCCTGCCGCTTCAGGTGGATCCCCGTCTTATTTTTGACGTGATTGTCATGACGGTGATGACGGTCGTGCTGCTTATTTTCTCTAGGACAAATTATGCTGTCGGAAAGTACGAAGGGTCTATTCTTTCGGTGATTTATCTTGCCTACCTGATTTTTATTATTTTCCGGAACTGA
- a CDS encoding DUF4129 domain-containing transglutaminase family protein — protein MKRSAKDTKHTFVHFLVYALGFLLVWEWLRPIPTISNTGDMEIFVLFALFSFLLIFLKLPLYALLPLLFIGSLYALHLVFGAGNFLARDGGGEFVRFFFQDLWYNLGLIGSWNLEMLTDPFRTLLVLLLLGLVAYLVYFWIFHIKRIFFFLFATVVYVTVLDTFTPVDASMAIVRIIVIGFFLVSLLHMLTVQAKERKIGRRSASYMSTAWLYSLVFMILAATTVGYAAPKMGPQWSDPVPTFERWITGEGSGSGGGIRRVGYGDNDERLGGGFVQDENPVFYAETDQPGYWRGESKNEYTGHGWVSEPDYRESESVYGSEISYQMYSGEVETTSHTASLEMVEGAGFSNLFYPGQLTSVNTDALVFTADGDQGEAAPQFYTDVIGGEVTSRTAAEQPDTRLLEYELSYAYPEFDIPSLELEEPQDPAFITERFLQLPDELPERVLELAEEITEDAENRYEMATAVESYFRQNDFEYSTSGIPVPGEDEDYVDQFLFETRIGYCDNFSTSMAVLLRAVDVPTRWVKGFTDGESVEVLEDGVERYEVTNGNAHSWVEVYFPETGWVPFEPTQGFSSNVEFTQDIDDADISIDDDQDPSEPERPDMPLEEEGASPDDSGLDEGGTGAGGGGTGSGLSAADWLAPKPILISIVALVLVMIMYEKKHRILNRYFLLHYKLFGSDARFASAYHRALWLLDNEGIPRAEGETLREYARRVDHITGTMAMGRLTERYEKMTYGGRETERNWREDKASWEELVKSLKM, from the coding sequence ATGAAACGATCAGCTAAAGACACCAAGCATACGTTTGTTCACTTTCTCGTGTATGCCCTCGGGTTTCTGCTCGTCTGGGAGTGGCTCCGGCCGATTCCGACAATCTCGAACACAGGGGACATGGAGATTTTTGTGCTGTTTGCCCTGTTCAGCTTTCTGCTGATCTTTCTGAAGCTTCCTCTCTACGCATTGCTTCCGCTTCTCTTCATTGGAAGTCTTTACGCATTGCATCTTGTTTTTGGAGCGGGGAACTTTCTTGCCCGGGACGGCGGGGGCGAATTTGTACGGTTCTTTTTCCAGGACCTCTGGTACAACCTCGGACTGATTGGCTCGTGGAATCTGGAAATGCTCACCGATCCGTTCCGGACCCTGCTCGTGCTCCTTCTGCTCGGGCTCGTTGCTTATCTCGTTTATTTCTGGATTTTTCATATTAAGCGGATCTTTTTCTTCCTGTTTGCGACGGTGGTGTACGTGACGGTGCTTGATACGTTCACACCGGTGGATGCGAGCATGGCGATCGTGCGTATAATCGTGATCGGCTTCTTCCTTGTGAGTCTGCTGCATATGCTCACTGTTCAGGCAAAAGAAAGAAAGATTGGGCGCCGGTCCGCCTCGTACATGTCGACAGCATGGCTGTACTCTCTCGTGTTCATGATTCTTGCGGCCACGACGGTCGGCTACGCTGCACCGAAAATGGGGCCTCAGTGGTCGGATCCGGTTCCGACTTTTGAGCGCTGGATCACCGGTGAAGGCTCCGGATCCGGTGGCGGCATCCGCCGGGTCGGCTACGGCGATAATGACGAACGCCTCGGCGGCGGCTTCGTGCAGGATGAGAATCCGGTCTTTTATGCGGAGACCGATCAGCCGGGCTACTGGCGCGGCGAATCGAAAAACGAATATACCGGCCACGGCTGGGTGTCGGAGCCCGATTACCGCGAATCGGAATCGGTATACGGAAGCGAGATTAGCTACCAGATGTACAGCGGTGAAGTGGAAACCACCTCTCACACAGCTTCGCTTGAAATGGTGGAAGGGGCCGGCTTTTCGAACCTCTTTTATCCCGGACAGCTGACTTCTGTAAACACGGATGCGCTCGTGTTTACGGCTGATGGGGATCAGGGAGAGGCGGCGCCGCAGTTTTACACTGATGTAATCGGCGGGGAAGTGACCTCCCGGACCGCAGCGGAGCAGCCGGACACGCGGCTGCTTGAATACGAATTGTCCTATGCCTATCCGGAATTTGATATTCCGTCGCTGGAACTTGAGGAGCCGCAGGATCCGGCATTTATTACCGAACGGTTCCTTCAGCTTCCGGACGAGCTGCCGGAGCGGGTTTTGGAACTGGCTGAAGAGATTACTGAAGACGCGGAAAACCGCTACGAAATGGCGACCGCTGTGGAATCTTACTTCAGGCAGAATGACTTTGAATACTCCACCTCCGGCATTCCGGTGCCGGGGGAGGACGAAGATTACGTGGATCAGTTCCTGTTTGAAACCAGAATCGGCTACTGCGATAACTTTTCCACATCGATGGCGGTACTTCTGCGTGCGGTTGACGTGCCGACCCGCTGGGTAAAAGGCTTTACCGATGGTGAATCTGTAGAGGTGCTCGAAGACGGCGTAGAGCGATACGAAGTCACAAACGGCAACGCCCACTCGTGGGTGGAAGTTTACTTCCCGGAAACAGGCTGGGTGCCGTTTGAGCCGACGCAGGGCTTCAGCAGCAACGTGGAATTCACACAGGACATTGATGATGCAGACATCAGCATCGACGATGACCAGGACCCTTCCGAGCCGGAACGTCCGGACATGCCGCTTGAGGAAGAAGGGGCCTCTCCTGACGATAGCGGCCTTGACGAAGGCGGCACAGGTGCAGGCGGAGGCGGAACAGGCAGCGGCCTTTCAGCCGCTGACTGGCTCGCGCCGAAACCGATCTTGATCTCGATCGTGGCTCTTGTGCTTGTCATGATTATGTACGAAAAGAAACATCGGATCCTAAACCGCTACTTCCTGCTTCACTACAAGCTGTTCGGCAGTGATGCCAGGTTCGCAAGCGCCTATCACCGGGCGCTGTGGCTCCTGGACAACGAGGGAATCCCCCGTGCAGAAGGGGAGACGCTCAGGGAATACGCGAGAAGGGTGGACCACATCACAGGCACGATGGCGATGGGACGGCTGACCGAGCGTTATGAAAAAATGACGTACGGGGGCCGTGAAACAGAGCGGAACTGGCGCGAGGATAAAGCGTCATGGGAAGAACTGGTGAAATCTTTAAAGATGTGA
- a CDS encoding nitroreductase family protein has translation MAMTAHPEDLGLFQTINERHSVRKYDPGAEMPEEDLNAILEAATKAPSSWNLQHWKFLVIDDEAKKKELLPIAYNQQQVVDSSAVIAVLGDLNANENAADVYQGAVDNGFMTEQIRDTLVGQINKAYEGDTPFPRDEAVLNASLASMNLMLAAKALGYDTCPMGGFQRGKLMEQFNVPDRYVPVMLLTVGKAAKPAHQSARYELDKVVVKNSF, from the coding sequence ATGGCAATGACAGCACATCCGGAAGATCTTGGTCTGTTTCAGACGATTAACGAGCGCCACTCGGTGCGTAAATATGACCCGGGGGCAGAGATGCCCGAGGAAGACCTGAATGCGATCCTTGAAGCGGCAACAAAAGCGCCGTCCTCATGGAACCTTCAGCACTGGAAGTTTCTCGTCATTGACGATGAGGCAAAAAAGAAAGAACTGCTTCCGATCGCTTATAACCAGCAGCAGGTAGTGGACAGCTCGGCCGTCATCGCCGTTCTTGGCGATCTAAATGCGAATGAAAATGCAGCGGACGTCTACCAGGGCGCCGTGGACAACGGTTTTATGACCGAGCAGATCCGCGACACCCTTGTAGGCCAGATTAACAAAGCGTACGAGGGAGACACACCATTCCCTCGTGACGAAGCGGTTCTGAATGCGTCCCTTGCTTCAATGAACCTGATGCTTGCAGCAAAAGCGCTTGGATACGACACGTGCCCGATGGGCGGCTTTCAGCGCGGCAAGCTCATGGAGCAGTTTAACGTACCGGACCGGTATGTGCCGGTCATGCTTCTGACGGTTGGAAAAGCTGCCAAGCCTGCGCATCAGTCCGCACGGTATGAGCTTGATAAAGTGGTTGTGAAGAATAGTTTTTAA
- a CDS encoding DUF58 domain-containing protein, which produces MTRLKKMLQAAAKVLKVLAMIAIIAGTFSYAMFQGGFVPWFLFYTVSAIIVLMLLYLAVPLGTFEVRREAGKSAVAAGSKLTVTVTIRRKWPFPFLYLIVRDDMEPGLRKQLDMSPEIIFYPTMKKELSFQYAIPAVKRGEYAFHGIHLETSDMFGLYTKTKTVAAPDSLLVYPSYHPIERWSAYERHDTETRLSASDFVEDVTSVAGSREYVPGDKLTSIDWKVSARANKLMTKEFEEYIGQNFLIALNERVRDFEHDTLESFEKAIELVTSIIMYAHGRQLQYGLWTMGKEAKRFPLDAGSDQQRRLIHHLATLKADTTGGFEARLKESEDQIPAGVSLILVTTEITDAFLDRVKILLTRRIRVYVCLMITSREQDHWEKQRFAELKRQGADAYLISDGSIDHAMTTFKGDRYETIS; this is translated from the coding sequence ATGACACGCCTTAAGAAAATGTTACAGGCCGCCGCGAAGGTTTTGAAAGTACTGGCCATGATTGCCATTATCGCAGGCACGTTCAGCTATGCCATGTTTCAGGGCGGATTTGTACCGTGGTTTCTTTTCTATACTGTTTCAGCAATTATCGTCCTGATGCTTCTGTACCTGGCTGTTCCTCTCGGGACTTTTGAAGTGAGGAGAGAAGCAGGGAAAAGTGCCGTGGCGGCCGGTTCGAAACTGACAGTGACTGTGACGATCCGCCGGAAGTGGCCGTTTCCTTTTCTGTATCTGATCGTCCGTGACGATATGGAACCGGGACTTCGAAAGCAGCTCGATATGAGTCCGGAGATTATTTTTTACCCCACAATGAAAAAAGAGCTGAGCTTCCAGTATGCGATTCCAGCCGTCAAGCGCGGGGAGTATGCGTTTCACGGTATTCATCTGGAAACGTCCGATATGTTCGGGTTATACACGAAAACGAAAACGGTGGCAGCGCCGGATTCCCTGCTTGTATACCCGTCCTATCACCCGATCGAGCGGTGGTCCGCCTATGAACGTCACGATACGGAGACCCGCCTGAGTGCATCCGATTTTGTGGAGGATGTCACGTCGGTTGCAGGCTCCCGTGAATATGTGCCTGGGGACAAGCTGACGAGCATCGACTGGAAAGTGTCAGCCCGGGCGAACAAGCTTATGACCAAGGAATTTGAGGAATACATCGGCCAGAACTTTCTGATCGCGTTAAATGAGCGCGTCCGTGACTTCGAACATGACACGCTGGAATCGTTTGAAAAAGCGATTGAACTGGTGACCTCGATTATCATGTACGCCCATGGCCGGCAGCTTCAGTACGGACTGTGGACGATGGGAAAAGAAGCGAAGCGCTTTCCCCTTGATGCGGGAAGCGACCAGCAGCGCCGGCTTATCCACCATCTGGCCACGTTAAAGGCTGATACGACCGGAGGCTTTGAAGCCCGCCTTAAGGAATCAGAAGATCAGATTCCGGCAGGGGTATCGCTTATTCTTGTCACCACAGAGATTACCGATGCGTTTCTGGACCGGGTAAAAATTCTCCTCACAAGACGAATCCGGGTGTACGTGTGCCTGATGATCACCTCCCGTGAGCAGGATCACTGGGAAAAACAGCGCTTTGCGGAGCTGAAGCGCCAGGGAGCTGACGCGTACCTGATTTCAGACGGCAGCATCGATCACGCTATGACTACATTTAAGGGTGACCGCTATGAAACGATCAGCTAA
- a CDS encoding SRPBCC family protein — METSSVITLTMKRQFDASPERVFDAWLDPDMMRKWLFTIEGTNKVAANDPRPGGTWEIIDHRNGKDYRAIGEYLRIDRPDMIVFTFKMPQFSESEDTITVAFTGDTKRCEMSFTQEIIVPHGRTWTEEEIEKALSDHYDQTEHGWTLMFTGLKELAETGKITFQR; from the coding sequence ATGGAAACATCTTCAGTCATCACTTTAACAATGAAAAGACAATTCGATGCTTCTCCTGAACGGGTCTTTGATGCCTGGCTGGACCCGGACATGATGCGCAAGTGGTTATTTACCATTGAAGGCACCAATAAAGTGGCCGCGAATGACCCGCGACCCGGCGGCACGTGGGAAATCATCGACCACCGGAACGGGAAGGATTACCGCGCCATCGGGGAGTACCTCAGGATCGACAGACCGGATATGATCGTGTTCACGTTCAAAATGCCGCAGTTCAGTGAATCCGAGGATACAATTACCGTAGCATTCACGGGGGATACAAAACGATGCGAAATGTCTTTTACTCAGGAAATCATAGTTCCTCACGGCCGCACCTGGACGGAAGAGGAGATTGAAAAAGCACTTTCGGACCATTACGACCAAACGGAGCACGGCTGGACCCTCATGTTCACAGGACTGAAAGAGCTGGCTGAGACAGGGAAAATCACCTTTCAAAGGTAA
- a CDS encoding sulfite exporter TauE/SafE family protein, producing MILEILFLFAIVLVGGFVQGVSGFGLGLVVMGFLPFLFTVKESALLVMVLLLAASLSVLVRTWRHVELKALAGIGAAALAGRVAAFFVLTSYGDLDVMRLWLGLFLIAMVTYMFISSRRKTKPDARPGPALTIGLGTAGGFIGGVFAVGGPFFVFYFLMLYKDKFKYNANMQAVVVVTCIFSLVLHGAGGDFDASFTYYVAAGILATLIGTGLGLKWFEKLSNERIRTFAMVLVLIAGINLIVLG from the coding sequence ATGATCCTCGAAATCCTCTTTTTATTTGCGATTGTCCTCGTCGGGGGCTTCGTCCAGGGCGTAAGCGGCTTCGGACTCGGACTTGTTGTGATGGGCTTTCTGCCCTTTCTTTTTACGGTAAAAGAAAGCGCGCTCCTCGTCATGGTGCTTCTTCTGGCGGCGTCTTTGAGCGTGCTCGTCCGGACATGGCGTCACGTGGAACTGAAAGCACTCGCCGGAATCGGCGCTGCCGCACTCGCCGGACGGGTGGCAGCCTTTTTTGTGCTCACCAGTTACGGTGACCTTGATGTGATGCGTCTCTGGCTCGGCCTGTTCCTGATCGCTATGGTCACCTATATGTTCATCAGCAGCAGACGGAAAACAAAGCCTGATGCCAGACCCGGCCCTGCCCTCACGATTGGACTTGGCACAGCAGGCGGTTTTATCGGGGGTGTGTTTGCTGTCGGCGGGCCGTTTTTCGTATTCTATTTTCTGATGCTTTACAAAGACAAATTTAAATACAACGCCAACATGCAGGCTGTGGTTGTAGTCACCTGTATTTTTTCCCTCGTGCTCCACGGAGCGGGGGGCGATTTTGATGCTTCGTTCACCTACTACGTGGCTGCAGGCATCCTTGCTACGCTCATCGGAACCGGCCTCGGGCTCAAGTGGTTTGAAAAGCTCTCGAATGAGCGGATCCGCACCTTTGCCATGGTGCTCGTTCTGATTGCAGGCATCAATCTGATTGTGCTTGGATAA
- a CDS encoding AAA family ATPase, whose protein sequence is MEKRRPESTVTQPFAEKIISNVEKVVVGKRSEIELSLIAMLSGGHVLLEDVPGVGKTMMVRAIAKSLGADFKRIQFTPDLLPSDVTGVSVFNQQTMDFVFRKGPIMSNIVLADEINRTSPKTQAALLEALEEGSVTTDGETRELKRPFFVMATQNPIEYGGTYPLPEAQLDRFLFKFKIGYPSKREELEVLNRVEKRHPIEDLKEVLSLDELLNMQEEVLDVYVDETVKTYIINLVTNTRKHHAVYLGASPRASIALMKAGQAYAYMQGRDYVVPDDVKFLAPYALGHRVLLNSDAKLSNLTNERVIKDIVEQVTVPVKKEALK, encoded by the coding sequence ATGGAAAAACGCAGACCCGAATCAACGGTCACACAGCCATTTGCTGAAAAGATTATCAGTAACGTGGAGAAAGTGGTTGTCGGAAAACGAAGCGAAATCGAGCTCAGCCTGATTGCGATGCTGAGCGGGGGACACGTGCTGCTCGAAGACGTGCCAGGTGTGGGGAAGACGATGATGGTCCGTGCGATCGCCAAATCACTCGGTGCTGATTTTAAACGGATTCAGTTCACACCGGATCTGCTTCCATCGGATGTGACCGGAGTAAGTGTGTTTAACCAGCAGACGATGGACTTTGTGTTCCGTAAGGGGCCGATTATGTCCAATATTGTTCTGGCCGATGAGATTAACCGGACCTCGCCGAAAACTCAGGCAGCCCTGCTTGAAGCCCTTGAAGAAGGCAGCGTCACAACAGACGGGGAGACCCGTGAGCTGAAGCGGCCGTTTTTTGTAATGGCCACCCAGAATCCGATCGAGTACGGCGGCACGTATCCGCTACCGGAAGCGCAGCTCGACCGCTTTCTTTTCAAATTTAAAATCGGCTACCCGTCGAAAAGAGAAGAGCTGGAAGTGCTGAACCGGGTGGAAAAGCGCCATCCGATCGAGGACCTTAAAGAGGTGCTTTCTCTTGATGAACTCCTGAATATGCAGGAGGAAGTGCTTGATGTGTATGTGGATGAGACCGTGAAAACCTACATTATCAATCTTGTAACGAATACGAGAAAGCACCATGCGGTTTATCTTGGTGCCAGCCCGCGTGCATCGATTGCCCTGATGAAAGCCGGCCAGGCCTATGCCTACATGCAGGGGCGAGATTACGTTGTGCCGGATGATGTGAAGTTCCTGGCTCCGTATGCACTTGGTCACCGGGTTCTTCTGAATTCAGATGCGAAGCTGTCGAATCTGACGAACGAAAGAGTCATTAAGGACATCGTGGAGCAGGTAACCGTACCGGTAAAAAAGGAAGCTCTTAAATAA
- the guaA gene encoding glutamine-hydrolyzing GMP synthase: MQEINEKIIVLDFGGQYNQLITRRIRDLGVFSELRSYKTTAEELREINPTGIIFSGGPGSAYVEGAPSCDPEIFELGIPILGICYGMQLMTHHFEGKVEAANRREYGKAMITVENENKLYEGLPAEQSVWMSHGDKVLAPPAGFTVDATNVSCPVAGMSDVSRNFYGVQFHPEVRNTEYGNELLKNFVYNICECEGNWTMENFIDMEVQKVRDAVGDRQVLCALSGGVDSSVVAALIHKAIGEQLTCMFIDHGLLRKGEAESVMKTFSEGFDMKVVKIDAQDRFLGKLQGVSDPEEKRKVIGNEFIYVFEEEAGKLKDMDFLAQGTLYTDIIESGTDTAQTIKSHHNVGGLPEDMKFDLIEPLNTLFKDEVREVGSELGLPDEVVWRQPFPGPGLGIRVLGEITDEKLEIVRESDAILREEIKNAGLEREIWQYFTALPDMRSVGVMGDERTYDYTVGVRAVTSIDGMTSDWARIPYDVLERISTRIVNEVANVNRVVYDITSKPPSTIEWE, from the coding sequence ATGCAGGAGATTAATGAGAAGATTATCGTTCTTGATTTCGGGGGGCAGTACAATCAGCTGATTACGCGCAGGATTCGTGATCTTGGTGTGTTCAGTGAGCTTCGTTCCTATAAAACAACGGCGGAGGAGCTGCGTGAGATTAATCCGACGGGAATTATTTTTTCCGGTGGCCCGGGGAGTGCGTACGTTGAGGGCGCGCCGAGCTGTGATCCGGAGATTTTTGAGCTTGGGATTCCGATTCTCGGGATTTGCTATGGCATGCAGCTGATGACGCACCACTTTGAGGGCAAGGTGGAGGCGGCGAACCGCCGTGAGTACGGTAAGGCGATGATTACAGTGGAGAACGAGAACAAGCTGTATGAAGGTCTGCCTGCCGAGCAGAGCGTGTGGATGAGCCACGGTGACAAGGTGCTTGCGCCTCCTGCGGGCTTTACGGTTGATGCGACGAACGTGTCGTGCCCGGTTGCGGGGATGAGTGATGTGAGCCGGAATTTCTACGGTGTGCAGTTCCACCCTGAGGTGCGCAATACGGAATACGGGAACGAGCTTCTCAAGAATTTCGTGTATAACATCTGCGAGTGCGAAGGCAACTGGACGATGGAAAACTTCATTGACATGGAAGTGCAGAAGGTGCGCGACGCTGTCGGTGACCGCCAGGTGCTGTGTGCGCTTAGCGGCGGTGTGGATTCTTCTGTTGTGGCAGCGCTTATTCATAAGGCGATCGGCGAACAGCTGACGTGTATGTTCATCGATCACGGTCTTCTCCGTAAAGGTGAGGCGGAGAGCGTGATGAAGACGTTCTCGGAAGGCTTTGATATGAAAGTGGTGAAGATCGATGCCCAGGACCGTTTCCTCGGGAAGCTTCAGGGTGTGAGCGATCCGGAAGAGAAGCGGAAGGTGATCGGCAACGAGTTTATCTACGTGTTTGAAGAGGAAGCGGGCAAGCTGAAGGATATGGATTTCCTTGCGCAGGGCACGCTTTACACGGATATTATCGAGAGCGGTACGGACACTGCGCAAACGATCAAGTCCCATCACAATGTGGGCGGTCTGCCGGAGGACATGAAGTTTGATCTGATTGAGCCTCTGAACACGCTGTTTAAGGATGAGGTGCGCGAAGTGGGCTCGGAGCTCGGCCTGCCTGATGAGGTCGTATGGCGCCAGCCGTTCCCGGGACCGGGTCTCGGGATCCGCGTGCTTGGTGAAATTACGGACGAGAAGCTTGAGATTGTGCGGGAGTCCGATGCGATTCTCCGTGAAGAGATTAAAAATGCGGGGCTTGAGCGTGAGATCTGGCAGTATTTCACGGCGCTTCCGGACATGCGCAGTGTCGGGGTGATGGGTGACGAGCGGACGTATGACTACACAGTCGGCGTGCGTGCGGTCACGTCGATCGACGGGATGACGTCTGACTGGGCGCGGATTCCGTACGACGTGCTGGAGCGGATCTCCACGCGGATCGTCAATGAAGTGGCGAACGTGAACCGCGTTGTGTATGACATTACGAGCAAGCCGCCTTCCACGATTGAGTGGGAGTAG